From one Gossypium hirsutum isolate 1008001.06 chromosome D08, Gossypium_hirsutum_v2.1, whole genome shotgun sequence genomic stretch:
- the LOC107917568 gene encoding sphingoid long-chain bases kinase 2, mitochondrial isoform X3 translates to MVMVCYYNHLLTPVGGVRFPIAKPSVLRAETNNPMASDLSSDRFVFCGISSFSPIRRRDLVFIFNPRGANGRTGKEWKKLLPYLQSCLGSNCNICESLTSGPSHATNITREAIREGEGVCSAWDGVHMVS, encoded by the exons ATGGTAATGGTTTGCTATTATAATCACTTACTGACGCCTGTTGGTGGGGTACGATTTCCGATTGCCAAGCCTTCCGTTTTAAGAGCCGAGACCAACAACCCCATGGCTTCTGATCTCTCCTCTGACCGCTTCGTCTTCTGCGGCATCTCCTCCTTTTCTCCTATCCGCCGCCGTGATCTAGTTTTCATCTTCAATCCTCGAG GTGCTAATGGGAGAACCGGTAAAGAGTGGAAGAAACTGCTTCCTTATCTTCAATCTTGCCTCGGTAGTAATTGTAAT ATATGTGAATCTTTGACTTCGGGTCCTTCTCATGCAACTAACATTACTAGGGAG GCAATAAGGGAGGGTGAAGGAGTATGCAGTGCCTGGGATGG GGTGCACATGGTTTCATGA
- the LOC107917568 gene encoding sphingoid long-chain bases kinase 2, mitochondrial isoform X1, whose product MVMVCYYNHLLTPVGGVRFPIAKPSVLRAETNNPMASDLSSDRFVFCGISSFSPIRRRDLVFIFNPRGANGRTGKEWKKLLPYLQSCLGSNCNICESLTSGPSHATNITREAIREGEGVCSAWDGLKYALTYKEVIAILMQRHVIVDGKVRTDKTYPAGFMGCTWFHEDT is encoded by the exons ATGGTAATGGTTTGCTATTATAATCACTTACTGACGCCTGTTGGTGGGGTACGATTTCCGATTGCCAAGCCTTCCGTTTTAAGAGCCGAGACCAACAACCCCATGGCTTCTGATCTCTCCTCTGACCGCTTCGTCTTCTGCGGCATCTCCTCCTTTTCTCCTATCCGCCGCCGTGATCTAGTTTTCATCTTCAATCCTCGAG GTGCTAATGGGAGAACCGGTAAAGAGTGGAAGAAACTGCTTCCTTATCTTCAATCTTGCCTCGGTAGTAATTGTAAT ATATGTGAATCTTTGACTTCGGGTCCTTCTCATGCAACTAACATTACTAGGGAG GCAATAAGGGAGGGTGAAGGAGTATGCAGTGCCTGGGATGG ACTGAAGTATGCTTTGACATACAAAGAAGTGATTGCTATTCTTATGCAAAGGCATGTTATAGTAGATGGGAAGGTTAGGACTGATAAGACCTACCCTGCAGGTTTTATGG GGTGCACATGGTTTCATGAGGACACATAA
- the LOC107917568 gene encoding sphingoid long-chain bases kinase 2, mitochondrial isoform X2 — translation MVMVCYYNHLLTPVGGVRFPIAKPSVLRAETNNPMASDLSSDRFVFCGISSFSPIRRRDLVFIFNPRGANGRTGKEWKKLLPYLQSCLGSNCNICESLTSGPSHATNITREAIREGEGVCSAWDGFTPQVEGMFATYSYSAKQTEVCFDIQRSDCYSYAKACYSRWEG, via the exons ATGGTAATGGTTTGCTATTATAATCACTTACTGACGCCTGTTGGTGGGGTACGATTTCCGATTGCCAAGCCTTCCGTTTTAAGAGCCGAGACCAACAACCCCATGGCTTCTGATCTCTCCTCTGACCGCTTCGTCTTCTGCGGCATCTCCTCCTTTTCTCCTATCCGCCGCCGTGATCTAGTTTTCATCTTCAATCCTCGAG GTGCTAATGGGAGAACCGGTAAAGAGTGGAAGAAACTGCTTCCTTATCTTCAATCTTGCCTCGGTAGTAATTGTAAT ATATGTGAATCTTTGACTTCGGGTCCTTCTCATGCAACTAACATTACTAGGGAG GCAATAAGGGAGGGTGAAGGAGTATGCAGTGCCTGGGATGG TTTCACCCCACAAGTTGAAGGAATGTTTGCCACTTATTCTTATTCTGCGAAACAGACTGAAGTATGCTTTGACATACAAAGAAGTGATTGCTATTCTTATGCAAAGGCATGTTATAGTAGATGGGAAGGTTAG